The bacterium genome contains a region encoding:
- the atpD gene encoding F0F1 ATP synthase subunit beta, producing MNGKIIQITGPVVDVEFSENLPPLNNALTVAIEGGKTLILEVAQHLGGNRVRTLAMDTTDALRRHMEVTDTGRTIEVPIGDEILGRMFNVFGEVVDGLGELPKSVKRASIHQAAPALKDQKVEPELFETGIKVIDLLCPFLKGGKVGLFGGAGVGKTVLLQELIHNTAVKHGGYSVFAGVGERTREGNDLYREMKESGVLKNTALVFGQMNEVSGARFRTALAALRMAEYFRDEKHKDILLFIDNIFRFVQAGSEVSVLLGRMPSAVGYQPTLGTDMGALQERITSTKNGSITSVQAIYVPADDITDPAPATTFSHLDSTVVLSRELSQLGIYPAVDPLFSKSSALDPRIVGEEHYAVAKQALQLMQRYKELKDVIAILGMEELSESDKLIVSRARRMQRFLSQPFSVAEAFTGRAGKYVPREDTIRGFREIIEGKHDAKPEDAFYLKGGIDEV from the coding sequence ATGAACGGAAAAATTATACAAATTACGGGGCCGGTTGTGGATGTGGAATTTAGCGAGAACCTTCCGCCGCTGAATAACGCGCTGACGGTTGCGATTGAAGGAGGAAAGACGTTGATTTTGGAGGTTGCGCAGCATTTGGGCGGGAATCGTGTGCGTACCCTCGCGATGGATACCACCGATGCCCTGCGGCGGCATATGGAGGTGACCGACACCGGCCGCACTATTGAGGTGCCAATAGGAGATGAAATTCTCGGCCGTATGTTTAACGTGTTCGGTGAGGTTGTGGACGGATTGGGCGAACTGCCGAAATCCGTAAAGCGCGCGTCAATCCACCAAGCCGCGCCGGCATTGAAAGACCAGAAAGTGGAGCCGGAACTTTTTGAAACCGGCATTAAAGTCATTGACTTGCTGTGCCCGTTTTTGAAAGGCGGCAAAGTTGGTCTGTTTGGTGGTGCGGGTGTGGGCAAAACCGTGTTGCTGCAGGAACTTATCCATAATACGGCGGTGAAGCATGGTGGATATTCGGTGTTTGCAGGGGTTGGTGAGCGCACGAGAGAAGGCAACGACCTGTATCGCGAAATGAAAGAATCGGGTGTGCTCAAAAACACGGCACTTGTCTTTGGTCAGATGAACGAGGTTTCGGGCGCTAGATTCCGCACGGCATTGGCGGCGCTCCGCATGGCGGAATATTTCCGCGACGAAAAACACAAAGACATTTTGCTTTTCATTGACAACATTTTCCGTTTCGTGCAGGCGGGCTCGGAGGTGTCGGTCCTCTTGGGACGCATGCCTTCTGCTGTGGGCTACCAGCCGACGCTCGGCACCGACATGGGCGCGCTTCAAGAGCGCATCACTTCAACCAAGAACGGTTCCATCACGTCGGTGCAGGCGATTTACGTTCCGGCGGACGACATCACGGACCCCGCACCGGCCACCACCTTCAGTCACTTGGACTCTACGGTCGTCTTGTCGCGTGAACTTTCACAGCTCGGCATTTATCCGGCTGTGGATCCGTTGTTCTCCAAGTCTTCGGCGCTTGATCCGCGCATTGTCGGTGAGGAGCACTACGCAGTTGCAAAGCAGGCGTTGCAGCTCATGCAGCGCTATAAGGAATTGAAAGATGTTATTGCTATTCTCGGCATGGAAGAACTTTCCGAGTCCGACAAGCTGATTGTGTCGCGCGCGCGGCGCATGCAGCGGTTCCTTTCCCAGCCGTTTTCTGTTGCTGAGGCCTTCACCGGCCGCGCCGGTAAATATGTGCCGCGTGAAGACACCATCCGCGGCTTCCGCGAAATCATTGAAGGCAAACACGATGCGAAACCGGAGGATGCGTTCTATCTGAAAGGGGGAATAGACGAGGTATAG
- the atpG gene encoding ATP synthase F1 subunit gamma gives MASKHQLKNKIRVTANIKQITRAMQMVAAAKMRKSEGVAMRARPYAKHALALLRNVLQYALRAELTSPYFGTHEGPEKICLVVVTSDRGLCGAYNSGVLRAAARYIESHKDVEVLHVLPVGRKSKEYFAKRNATMPFAFTNFSEITTIYDAEPVFNWLVEQYQAGAYTKIVFCSTTFISALVQKVEFHEVLPLSLPELEKIVRGIVPKSGRYAELVRVDEKSEQYYKFEPSYQKIFETLVLALVKVEVLHLIFESNASEHAARMVAMKSATENAENIMKTLQQALNKARQESITQELVEMASAKDAMAV, from the coding sequence ATGGCATCAAAGCATCAACTCAAAAATAAAATCCGGGTGACGGCGAACATCAAGCAAATTACGCGCGCCATGCAGATGGTCGCGGCGGCGAAGATGCGCAAATCTGAAGGCGTCGCGATGCGCGCGCGCCCGTACGCGAAGCATGCATTGGCGCTGTTGCGGAATGTATTGCAGTACGCGCTGCGCGCAGAACTCACGAGCCCGTACTTTGGTACACATGAGGGCCCGGAGAAAATTTGTTTGGTGGTGGTCACTTCCGATCGCGGACTTTGTGGCGCCTACAACAGCGGCGTGCTCCGCGCTGCGGCGCGGTATATTGAATCGCATAAAGATGTCGAAGTGCTTCATGTGCTTCCTGTTGGGCGTAAGTCAAAAGAGTATTTTGCGAAGCGTAACGCGACGATGCCCTTTGCCTTCACGAACTTTTCCGAAATCACGACAATCTACGACGCGGAGCCGGTGTTCAACTGGCTCGTGGAGCAATATCAAGCAGGTGCGTATACTAAAATTGTATTTTGCTCCACGACATTTATTTCCGCGCTGGTGCAGAAAGTGGAATTTCACGAGGTGCTGCCGCTCTCGCTTCCGGAGTTGGAGAAAATTGTGCGCGGCATTGTGCCGAAGTCCGGCCGTTATGCCGAGCTCGTCCGCGTCGATGAAAAATCCGAACAATATTATAAGTTTGAGCCGTCGTATCAGAAAATTTTTGAGACGCTGGTGTTGGCACTCGTCAAAGTGGAAGTCCTGCACCTTATTTTTGAATCAAACGCTTCCGAACACGCCGCTCGTATGGTGGCGATGAAGAGCGCGACGGAAAACGCGGAGAATATCATGAAAACATTGCAACAGGCGCTGAATAAAGCCAGACAAGAAAGCATTACGCAGGAGTTGGTCGAAATGGCATCAGCAAAGGATGCGATGGCGGTGTAG
- a CDS encoding F0F1 ATP synthase subunit delta, translated as MSLIQHKQTVYARLLVEALRDAKPAIVAARIANFKKLLKRSNDLKIAGKVVKEFERLWAAKDGTVAEVVTARPLGGSARKKLETRLKARGYVFAERIDPRVIGGVALRLGSDVLVDGTITNKLQRLRD; from the coding sequence ATGTCTCTCATCCAGCACAAACAAACAGTATATGCGCGACTGCTCGTGGAAGCATTGCGGGATGCAAAACCCGCGATAGTTGCGGCGCGCATTGCAAACTTCAAGAAGCTCTTGAAGCGTTCAAATGATTTAAAGATTGCTGGTAAGGTGGTGAAGGAGTTTGAACGGTTGTGGGCGGCAAAAGACGGGACAGTGGCGGAAGTTGTCACGGCTCGGCCGCTTGGCGGTTCTGCAAGGAAAAAGCTTGAAACGCGCCTCAAAGCAAGGGGGTATGTATTTGCGGAACGTATTGATCCGCGCGTTATCGGCGGAGTTGCACTCCGTCTTGGTAGCGACGTCTTGGTCGACGGAACAATAACAAATAAATTACAACGGTTACGAGATTAA
- the atpF gene encoding F0F1 ATP synthase subunit B, with product MELFTKLGINGKLLFAQAFNFLVVFWILKRFVFPKIVRMIEDRKSTIEKGLAMHEEAQKEIARADITRKEILSRADAEAEQLMGATKVQAEARLREVEGRAKAVAEDMLQKAKAQSDTMARDALHGAKADIRAAAIMVAEKILLRKVTAEDDERAVEEVMKTLM from the coding sequence ATGGAGTTGTTCACCAAACTCGGCATTAACGGAAAGTTACTCTTTGCCCAAGCATTTAATTTTTTGGTGGTGTTTTGGATCCTCAAGCGCTTTGTCTTCCCGAAGATTGTGCGCATGATTGAGGATCGTAAATCCACTATTGAAAAAGGTTTGGCGATGCATGAGGAGGCGCAGAAAGAAATCGCCCGCGCTGATATCACGCGCAAAGAAATTTTGTCGCGTGCTGACGCGGAGGCGGAGCAGTTGATGGGAGCGACGAAGGTGCAGGCAGAGGCGCGATTGCGCGAAGTGGAAGGACGCGCGAAGGCGGTTGCCGAGGACATGCTTCAAAAAGCCAAAGCGCAATCGGATACGATGGCGCGCGACGCGTTGCATGGCGCGAAAGCTGACATTCGCGCGGCGGCTATTATGGTGGCGGAGAAAATCCTTTTGCGCAAAGTAACCGCCGAAGACGACGAGCGCGCGGTGGAAGAAGTCATGAAAACACTCATGTAA
- the atpA gene encoding F0F1 ATP synthase subunit alpha, with amino-acid sequence MKEDNIVQILKAELEGTELGAKSEEVGRVVSVADGIVQIEGLRGAMMSEKVLIEPWPEGSKKTATPALVLNLEEYSVGAVVLGEYSHIHEGDLVHKTGQVLSVPTGEALLGRVVSPVGIPLDGKGSFDESKVTYLPIERPAPPVIDREPVNVSLATGIKVIDGTIPIGRGQRELIIGDRQTGKTALAIDAILSQLNEPKETRPICVYVAIGQKYSKVAGIVKELESRGAMEYTIVVVAGAADPASLWYIAPFAGCSMGEYFRDKGRDALIIYDDLSKHAWAWRQMALLLRRPSGREAYPGDIFYLHSRLLERASKVTKEKGGGSLTALPIIETQLGDVSAYIPTNVISITDGQIYLENDLFAKGQRPAVNIGLSVSRVGSAAQTKAVKKVASKLKLELAQFEELAAFSQFAQDLDEATRKRIDRGQHLTELLKQPQYDAMPFEEQTCVFYMGIGGFLDELPLESVREAELKLRAHLRDRHPDILQSIRETKAFDDATEAKLKAVLADFMPRLVAKK; translated from the coding sequence ATGAAGGAAGATAATATTGTACAAATTTTAAAAGCGGAACTTGAGGGAACCGAACTTGGCGCCAAGAGTGAAGAGGTCGGGCGCGTGGTTTCCGTTGCCGACGGCATTGTGCAGATTGAAGGGTTGCGCGGGGCAATGATGTCGGAAAAAGTGTTGATTGAGCCGTGGCCGGAAGGTTCTAAAAAAACCGCGACGCCGGCGCTGGTCTTGAATCTTGAGGAATACAGCGTGGGCGCGGTGGTGCTCGGCGAATACAGCCATATTCACGAAGGCGATCTCGTACATAAAACAGGACAAGTGCTTTCGGTGCCAACAGGGGAGGCGCTTTTAGGCCGCGTGGTAAGCCCGGTGGGGATTCCCTTGGACGGCAAGGGCAGTTTTGATGAATCAAAAGTGACGTATCTACCGATTGAACGGCCGGCGCCTCCGGTCATTGACCGCGAACCGGTGAATGTCTCGCTCGCAACGGGCATTAAAGTTATTGACGGTACAATTCCGATTGGACGTGGCCAGCGCGAACTGATCATCGGTGACCGTCAAACCGGAAAAACCGCGCTTGCGATTGACGCGATTCTGAGCCAGCTTAACGAACCGAAGGAAACCCGGCCTATTTGCGTATATGTCGCCATCGGTCAGAAATATTCCAAAGTTGCCGGAATCGTGAAGGAGCTTGAATCACGCGGGGCGATGGAATACACTATCGTGGTTGTCGCCGGCGCGGCGGACCCGGCATCGCTTTGGTACATCGCGCCGTTCGCGGGATGCAGCATGGGCGAGTACTTCCGCGATAAGGGACGGGATGCCTTAATTATTTACGACGACTTGTCCAAGCACGCGTGGGCGTGGCGGCAGATGGCGCTGTTGCTCCGCCGGCCTTCCGGACGCGAAGCATACCCGGGTGATATTTTTTATCTCCATTCCCGTTTGTTGGAGCGCGCGTCAAAAGTGACGAAGGAAAAGGGCGGGGGATCGCTTACCGCGCTTCCGATTATTGAAACGCAGCTGGGTGACGTGTCTGCGTACATTCCGACAAATGTCATCTCCATCACCGACGGTCAGATTTATCTTGAGAACGATTTGTTCGCGAAAGGCCAGCGGCCGGCGGTGAACATCGGACTTTCGGTGTCGCGCGTGGGTTCCGCGGCGCAAACAAAAGCCGTCAAGAAAGTCGCGTCAAAATTGAAACTGGAGCTTGCGCAATTTGAAGAGCTCGCCGCGTTTTCCCAATTTGCGCAAGACCTTGATGAGGCGACGCGCAAGCGCATTGACCGAGGCCAACACCTCACCGAACTTCTGAAACAGCCGCAATATGACGCCATGCCGTTTGAGGAACAAACCTGCGTGTTTTACATGGGTATCGGCGGATTTTTGGATGAGCTTCCGCTGGAGTCCGTGCGCGAGGCGGAGTTAAAACTCCGGGCGCATTTGCGCGACCGGCATCCTGATATTCTCCAGAGCATCCGTGAGACAAAGGCATTTGACGATGCAACCGAGGCGAAGCTTAAGGCGGTGCTCGCGGATTTTATGCCGCGGCTTGTGGCAAAGAAGTAA
- the atpE gene encoding ATP synthase F0 subunit C, which translates to MDAEMVKFIAAAIAIGVGALASATAIGKLATKAMEAIGRNPEAASKIQPAMILATAFIEAIAIYALVVALIILFA; encoded by the coding sequence ATGGATGCAGAAATGGTAAAATTTATCGCCGCGGCGATTGCCATCGGTGTCGGCGCGCTCGCGTCGGCGACTGCTATCGGTAAGCTCGCGACGAAAGCGATGGAAGCCATCGGACGGAATCCGGAGGCGGCCTCAAAAATCCAGCCGGCGATGATTTTGGCGACCGCTTTCATTGAAGCTATCGCCATTTACGCGTTGGTTGTGGCGCTCATTATTCTTTTTGCGTAA
- the metK gene encoding methionine adenosyltransferase: MGYYPKLYTVESVTSGHPDKICDQVSDAVLDECLRQDPKSRVAMESFGGHGMLIVGGEVSTRAKVDYAGIAKRVYKDIGHQNNLKVITNVVEQSPDIAMGVDTGGAGDQGIMYGYATNETPEFLPKGVVFVHKLTRGLEDLRRAGRVSWIKPDGKAQVTMQGKNVVSVLVSTQHEASVEHAEIKATLTKELIAPAVGDLTGVEILVNPTGRFVQGGFEADTGLTGRKIMVDTYGGLIQHGGGAFSGKDPSKVDRSAAYMCRFVAKNLVANGHAKQCLVSVSYAIGRAEPMMVEAVDEKGHSLAKLVAKKFDFRPNAIIERLQLRRPIYLQTAAYGHFGKEGLPWEKVIEV, from the coding sequence ATGGGGTATTATCCAAAACTTTATACAGTAGAAAGCGTAACCTCGGGGCATCCGGATAAGATTTGCGATCAGGTTTCGGACGCGGTGTTGGATGAGTGTTTGCGGCAGGATCCGAAAAGCCGTGTGGCGATGGAATCGTTCGGCGGACACGGGATGTTGATTGTAGGGGGAGAGGTATCGACGCGTGCGAAAGTGGACTATGCGGGTATTGCGAAGCGCGTGTATAAAGACATCGGTCATCAGAATAATCTGAAAGTGATTACGAACGTTGTGGAGCAGTCGCCTGACATCGCGATGGGTGTGGATACGGGCGGCGCGGGTGACCAGGGGATTATGTATGGTTACGCGACGAATGAAACGCCGGAATTTTTGCCGAAAGGGGTAGTGTTCGTGCATAAGCTCACGCGCGGGTTGGAGGATTTGCGCCGTGCGGGCAGGGTTTCTTGGATCAAACCGGATGGCAAGGCGCAGGTGACGATGCAAGGAAAAAACGTTGTGTCGGTGCTGGTAAGCACACAGCATGAGGCATCGGTGGAGCATGCGGAAATCAAAGCGACGCTTACAAAAGAACTTATTGCGCCCGCAGTTGGCGATCTCACCGGCGTTGAGATTCTCGTGAATCCTACGGGGCGGTTTGTGCAGGGCGGATTTGAGGCGGATACTGGACTCACGGGACGGAAAATCATGGTAGACACCTACGGTGGACTTATTCAACATGGCGGCGGAGCGTTTTCGGGAAAGGACCCGTCAAAAGTGGACCGTTCGGCGGCGTATATGTGCCGGTTTGTGGCGAAAAATTTAGTGGCGAATGGTCACGCAAAGCAATGTCTTGTGTCGGTGTCGTATGCCATTGGCAGAGCTGAACCGATGATGGTGGAGGCGGTGGATGAAAAAGGGCATAGCTTGGCGAAGCTCGTGGCGAAAAAGTTTGATTTCCGACCAAACGCGATTATTGAGCGGTTGCAATTGCGCCGGCCGATTTATTTGCAGACCGCGGCGTATGGGCATTTTGGAAAAGAAGGACTTCCTTGGGAAAAAGTTATTGAAGTGTAA